The Actinosynnema mirum DSM 43827 genomic interval TCGGCCAGGTCGCACTCGGGGCTCATCCGGGCGCCGATCTGCGCCTGGACCCTGCCGGTGGGCGGCTCGGTGGCGATGATCGGCGGCGGGGTGATCGCCTGGACGGGCGGCAGGGTGAAGGTGATCGGCTGCTCGTCCCTCGCGCGCCGCTCGGACCCCCGGTCGGCGGAGACCGCGACGGCGAGCATGCCGAGCACCAGGACGAGCACGAACCCCACCACGGCCACGACGCCGCCGCGGTCGGCGGGCCTGGGGGGAGGCGGCGCGCCGAAGCCGGAGGGGGCGTGGCCGTGCGGGCCGGGATGCGGGGGCCGGCCCTGGTGCGGGGGCTGGCCGGGGTAGTACGGGTACTGCCCAGGGTACGGGCCGGGGTGGGGCTCGACGGGTGGCGGGGCCTGCGGGTACTGCGCGTAGACGGGCCCGTGGCCGGGGATCTGCGCGACCACGACGGGCGCGGCAGGCGCCTGCGCGGGCGCGGCCGTCACGGGCTGCTCGCCGGTCACCGGGTTCTCGTCGGGGGACTGGGGTGCGGGGGACTCGTCAGCCCTCGCGGGGGGCGTGCTCACCGGGCAATGCTCGCACCACGGCCAACCGATTTCCACGTTACCCGGAAAGCGTTTGCCACCTCACCCCGCTCCTCCCCCGCCGCACCGCGCTACCGGCCGACCACGTCCCGCGCGACGGCCGTCACGACCGCCTCGGCGACCTCGGCCAGCGCCGAGAGGAGCCGCTGATGGTGGCACCGGCGGGCGAGCGGCTCCCCCGTTCCGGGGAAAGCGTTCGCCACGTCACGCCGCCCCCTGCTTCACCGCGCTCACCTGCGGAGAAGATCACGCGCCACGGCGACGGCGATGGCGTCCGGGACCGCCCGTCAGCGCCCCAGCAGCTCCCGCGCGACCACCGTCGCGATCTCCTCGGACAGCTCGTCCGGGATCTCCGGCGACAGGAACGAGTCGGTCTCGAACCCGGCGTAGCCGATCTCGTACACGGTGCTCCCGGAGACCACCTTCAGCTGCACGCCCATGACCGAGTCCGACTCGGCGGGCTGGGCCAGCAGCTTCGCGCGCTCGCCGAGGCCCTGGACCTGGCGGACGCTGCCCCAGTCGTACACGTCGTCGTCGTACCACTCCTCCAGCTCGACGTCGTCCTCCGCCTCGTAGACGGAGACGTAGAGGTCGCGGCGGACGGAGCCGTCGATCGTGCTGATCGTGCCGTAGGAGCAGAACGCGAAGCCGAAGAACTCCTCGCTCTCGTAGCGGTTGGAGGTCCGGGCGCGCTTGAGCGTGGCGTCGCTCAGGTCGCACTCCTCGGGCATGGCCGCGTTGCGCTGCTCGCCGTGCGGCGACTTGTAGTCGAGCGGCGACTCCTCCGAGTCCAGGGGGACGTCGGTGGGGTCGAGCGGGGTCGCGGTGGCCTGGGCGCGGGACTGGGGGTCGCGCACGAGCGGGTAGCCGGCCGCCCACAAACCGCCGAGCACGACGAGGACGAGCGCGAGGACGCCGCCGAGCACCGCCGTCAGCACCCGCCCGGTCCGGAACGGGGCGGGCTGGGGTGCGGGGTGGGCCGGGTACGCGCCGGGCTGCGGGAAGCCCTGGGCGGGCGTGCCCCAACCGGGGGCGGACGAGCCGGGCGGCGGGAAACCGGCGGTCGGGAGGGCGGCCTGCGGGCCGGACTGGGGGAAACCGGCGGTCGGGAGCGCGGACTGCGGGCCGGTCCGCGGAAACCCGGTCTGTGGGAACCCGGCCTGCGGGAGCGCGGCCTGCGGGCCGGACTGGGGCGCACCGGCCTGGGGAAACCCCGCCTGCGGGAACTGGCCCTGCTGGGCGTCACCCTGCTGCGGCCCGGCCGGGAACGCCGCCGCCTGCGCCTGCGCGGCGGCCTGCGCGGCGCGCGCCTGGTCGGCCTGGGCCTGGAGGTACTCGGGGACCTGCGCGTACACCGGTGACATGCCGGGAATCCGCGCCACGACCACCGGCTGCTCGGGCACGACCGCCCCGGCGGGACCGGCCTCGGCGGGCTGGGGCGCGGCGGGGTGGGGTGGGGCGGACTCGTCGCCCGCCTCGGGGAACTCGCTCACCGGTCAATCCTCGCACCACGGGCGCGGCGTTTCCGGACGAGCCCACCACCCGACCGGTCGTCCCCCCACCGCCGTCACCCCGCGCGGCGGACCGTCCCGGTCTCGGAACGGCCCGCCGCGCGAGGGGTCACACCTCGGCTTCCAGCATGTCCGCCGTGACCGCCGACTCGGTGTCCGGCAGCCCCAGGTCGCGCGCCCGCTTGTCCGCCATGGCCAGCAGCCGCCGGATCCGCCCGGCCACCGCGTCCTTGGTCATCTGCGGCTCCGACAGCTGCCCCAGCTCCTCCAGCGACGCCTGCCGGTGCGCCAGCCGCAGCTGACCGGCCGCCGCCAGGTGGTCCGGGGCCTCCGCCCCGAGGATCTCCAGCGCCCGCTGCACCCGCGCCGCCGCCGCGACGGCCGCCCGCGCCGAGCGGCGCAGGTTGGCGTCGTCGAAGTTCGCCAGGCGGTTCGCGGTGGCCCGCACCTCGCGGCGCATCCGCCGCTCCTCCCAGGCCAGCACGCTGTCGTGCGCGCCGAGCCTGGTCAGCATCGCCCCGATGGCGTCGCCGTCCCTGATGACGACCCGCTCCGCGCCGCGCACCTCCCGCGACTTCGACCCGATGCCCATCCGCCGCGCCGCGCCGACCAGCGCCAGCGCCGCCTCGGGACCGGGGCAGGTCACCTCCAGCGACGAGGAGCGGCCCGGCTCGGTGAGGGAGCCGTGGGCCAGGAACGCGCCGCGCCACGCCGCCTCGGCGTCGCACACCCCGCCGGACACCACCGGCGCGGGCAGCCCGCGCACGGGCCGCCCCCTCGGGTCGAGCAGGCCGGTCTGCCTGGCCAGGCCCTCGCCGTCCTTGACCACGCGCACCACGAACCGCGTCCCCTTGCGCAGCCCGCTGGAGGTGATCGTGAAGACGTCGGACTGGTGCCCGTACAGCTCGTGGATCTCCCTGCGCAGCCGCCGCGCCGTGGACCCCAGGTCCAGCTCGGCCTCGACCACCACCCGGCCGCCCACGATGTGCAGCCCGCCCGCGAAGCGCAGCAGCGAGGCCACCTCCGCCCGGCGGCAGCAGGTCTTGGACACGGCCAACCTGCTCAGCTCGTCCTTGACCGCCGACGTCATCGCCACGGCTGTGGTCCTCCCCTGCTCTCGCTCTGCTCACGCTGCGTCGCACTCGACTCACGCAGCGTTGTACTGGACGGGTCGGCCCCGTCCTCCCCCGCCCCGGCCAGCGCGCGCCGGATGCTCTCGGCCAGCGCG includes:
- the whiA gene encoding DNA-binding protein WhiA, whose product is MAMTSAVKDELSRLAVSKTCCRRAEVASLLRFAGGLHIVGGRVVVEAELDLGSTARRLRREIHELYGHQSDVFTITSSGLRKGTRFVVRVVKDGEGLARQTGLLDPRGRPVRGLPAPVVSGGVCDAEAAWRGAFLAHGSLTEPGRSSSLEVTCPGPEAALALVGAARRMGIGSKSREVRGAERVVIRDGDAIGAMLTRLGAHDSVLAWEERRMRREVRATANRLANFDDANLRRSARAAVAAAARVQRALEILGAEAPDHLAAAGQLRLAHRQASLEELGQLSEPQMTKDAVAGRIRRLLAMADKRARDLGLPDTESAVTADMLEAEV